One stretch of Clavibacter michiganensis DNA includes these proteins:
- a CDS encoding branched-chain amino acid ABC transporter permease, which produces MNSNFIFLALGEIFSPTTAAYALATVGLVIHFGFTGLLNFGQAGFMAIGGYAFAITAVMYDWPVWASLLAAIVASTVFALILGIPTLRLRADYLSIVTIAAAEIIRLSVKTPEFSDVTGGSEGINGAAAGFNDLNPLPEGRFGFGVLTYSADQWWIRIVGWGLVGIACLLVFLLMRSPWGRVLKGVREDEDAVRALGKNVYSYKMQALVLGGVFGGLAGVVFILPRSLQPDNYGTQLTFFLYTIMLLGGAATIFGPVIGSIIFWVTLSLSDGLLSLAVSNDWLPISSTQQGPIRFIIVGVALMLLVIFRPQGIFGKKKETHFA; this is translated from the coding sequence ATGAACTCCAACTTCATCTTCCTGGCGCTCGGCGAGATCTTCTCGCCGACCACCGCGGCGTACGCGCTCGCGACCGTCGGCCTCGTGATCCACTTCGGCTTCACGGGCCTGCTCAACTTCGGACAGGCCGGCTTCATGGCCATCGGCGGCTACGCGTTCGCCATCACGGCGGTCATGTACGACTGGCCCGTCTGGGCGTCGCTCCTCGCCGCGATCGTCGCGTCCACCGTGTTCGCGCTGATCCTCGGCATCCCGACCCTGCGATTGAGGGCGGACTACCTGAGCATCGTCACCATCGCGGCGGCCGAGATCATCCGGCTGAGCGTCAAGACGCCCGAGTTCTCCGACGTCACGGGCGGCTCCGAGGGCATCAACGGCGCGGCGGCCGGCTTCAACGACCTCAACCCCCTGCCCGAGGGCCGCTTCGGCTTCGGCGTGCTCACCTACTCCGCCGACCAGTGGTGGATCCGCATCGTCGGCTGGGGCCTCGTCGGCATCGCCTGCCTGCTGGTCTTCCTGCTCATGCGCAGCCCCTGGGGCCGCGTGCTGAAGGGCGTGCGCGAGGACGAGGACGCGGTCCGCGCGCTCGGCAAGAACGTGTACTCCTACAAGATGCAGGCGCTCGTGCTCGGCGGCGTGTTCGGCGGGCTCGCGGGCGTGGTCTTCATCCTCCCGAGGTCGCTGCAGCCCGACAACTACGGCACGCAGCTCACGTTCTTCCTCTACACGATCATGCTGCTGGGCGGTGCGGCCACGATCTTCGGGCCGGTCATCGGCTCGATCATCTTCTGGGTCACGCTGTCGCTCTCGGACGGCCTCCTCAGCCTCGCGGTGTCGAACGACTGGCTGCCCATCTCGAGCACCCAGCAGGGCCCGATCCGCTTCATCATCGTGGGCGTCGCGCTCATGCTGCTCGTGATCTTCCGACCACAGGGCATCTTCGGGAAGAAGAAGGAGACGCACTTTGCCTGA
- a CDS encoding ABC transporter ATP-binding protein, translated as MPDKTPVSAILDGDAGPGCAKKDPIIVAHGVSRQFGGLKAVDVDHLEIPRGSITALIGPNGAGKTTFFNLLTGFDKPNTGTWEFSGKDLAGMSAFRVARLGMVRTFQLTKALGGMTVLENMRLGATGQSGENFFSALIRPLWRKKEDEITERARGLLRKFKLDAKEEDYADSLSGGQRKLLEMARALMTKPDLVMLDEPMAGVNPALTQSLLHHILDLKTEGMTVLFVEHDMHMVNEIADWVVVMAEGRIVAEGPPSTVMSDPAVIDAYLGAHHDTDLGTLTGQREVAKDMDSDLVKSEIEKEAADK; from the coding sequence TTGCCTGACAAGACCCCGGTCTCGGCCATCCTCGACGGCGACGCCGGTCCGGGCTGCGCCAAGAAGGACCCCATCATCGTCGCGCACGGCGTCAGCCGGCAGTTCGGCGGCCTGAAGGCGGTCGACGTCGACCACCTCGAGATCCCCCGCGGCTCCATCACGGCCCTCATCGGCCCGAACGGCGCCGGCAAGACCACGTTCTTCAACCTGCTGACCGGCTTCGACAAGCCGAACACCGGCACGTGGGAGTTCTCGGGGAAGGACCTCGCCGGGATGAGCGCCTTCCGCGTCGCCCGCCTCGGCATGGTGCGCACCTTCCAGCTCACGAAGGCCCTCGGCGGCATGACGGTGCTGGAGAACATGCGCCTCGGCGCCACCGGCCAGAGCGGCGAGAACTTCTTCTCCGCGCTGATCCGCCCCCTCTGGCGCAAGAAGGAGGACGAGATCACGGAGCGCGCCCGCGGGCTCCTGCGGAAGTTCAAGCTCGACGCCAAGGAGGAGGACTACGCGGACAGCCTCTCCGGCGGTCAGCGCAAGCTCCTCGAGATGGCGCGGGCGCTCATGACCAAGCCGGATCTCGTCATGCTCGACGAGCCCATGGCCGGCGTCAACCCGGCGCTCACGCAGTCGCTGCTGCACCACATCCTCGACCTCAAGACCGAGGGCATGACCGTGCTGTTCGTCGAGCACGACATGCACATGGTCAACGAGATCGCCGACTGGGTGGTCGTGATGGCCGAGGGCCGCATCGTCGCCGAGGGCCCGCCCTCGACCGTGATGAGCGACCCGGCCGTCATCGACGCCTACCTCGGCGCCCACCACGACACCGACCTCGGCACCCTCACGGGCCAGCGCGAGGTGGCGAAGGACATGGACTCCGATCTCGTGAAGAGCGAGATCGAGAAGGAAGCGGCAGACAAGTGA